A part of Ptychodera flava strain L36383 chromosome 11, AS_Pfla_20210202, whole genome shotgun sequence genomic DNA contains:
- the LOC139143900 gene encoding uncharacterized protein isoform X2, which translates to MNQNKFVLRKYSEMRAASAVANMKDITSMMKFDASDNALDLGCGPGSLTKLIASQAKYVTGIDKSPGMIDVAKRYQSADNITYVVADACELDILDKFSEKFDKVVVCYVLHWNANIEPLLKRTHQYLKPGGQCYMNVTCGGFDRDTIATIAAYTKEPKWANYMEGYEYPYYPYQGSCDDFKEDLRKTGFKNIICKCDVKEFLTDDEDIAKVRYRNFMDHANRVPEERREEYLEDAFNFVVEKSRTEGREYVLSIKEISAVACK; encoded by the exons ATGAATCAGAACAAGTTTGTGTTGCGGAAGTATTCGGAAATGAGAGCAGCATCTGCTGTAGCCAATATGAAAGATATCACCAGCATGATGAAGTTTGATGCAAGTGATAATGCCTTGGATCTGGGATGTGGACCCGGAAGTTTGACCAAACTAATAGCTAGCCAAGCTAAGTATGTAACAG GTATTGACAAGTCACCCGGTATGATTGACGTAGCGAAAAGATATCAATCAGCAGACAACATCACGTACGTGGTGGCAGATGCTTGCGAATTAGACATTTTGGACAAATTTAGCGAGAAATTTGACAAGGTTGTTGTTTGCTATGTTCTACATTGGAATGCCAACATCGAACCCTTGTTGAAGAGGACGCACCAATATCTTAAGCCAGGGGGTCAGTGCTATATGAACGTGACATGTGGTGGATTTGACAGGGACACGATCGCTACCATTGCAGCCTACACAAAGGAACCGAAATGGGCAAATTATATGGAG GGCTATGAATACCCGTATTATCCTTATCAAGGCAGTTGCGATGACTTCAAGGAAGATCTCAGAAAAACTGGTTTCAAGAacataatatgcaaatgtgacgtGAAAGAATTCTTAACCGATGATGAAGACATAGCAAAAG TCAGATATAGAAATTTTATGGACCACGCTAACAGAGTTCCAGAGGAACGGCGGGAAGAATATTTGGAGGACGCGTTTAATTTTGTGGTCGAGAAAAGTCGGACAGAAGGACGGGAATACGTGCTCTCAATAAAAGAGATATCTGCCGTGGCCTGCAAATAA
- the LOC139143900 gene encoding ubiquinone biosynthesis O-methyltransferase-like isoform X1 → MNQSRFVLEKYSEMRAATTVDNMKHITSMMKFDAGDNVLDLGCGPGRLTKLISSQAKSVTGIDKSPGMIDVAKRYQSADNITYVVADACDFDILEKYRQTFDKVVVCYVLHWNVNIEPLLKRTHQYLKPGGQCYLNTHVTCSGFDRDTIATIAAYTKEPKWARYMEGYEYPYYPYQGSCDDFKEDLRKAGFKNMECKIDVKELLTDDEDIAKARYRNFMDHANRVPEELREEYLEDAFNFVAEKSRTEGREYAFSTKNFSAVACK, encoded by the exons ATGAATCAGAGCAGGTTTGTGTTGGAGAAGTATTCGGAAATGAGAGCAGCAACCACTGTAGACAATATGAAACATATCACCAGCATGATGAAGTTTGATGCAGGTGATAATGTCTTGGATCTGGGATGTGGACCCGGAAGACTGACCAAACTAATATCCAGCCAAGCTAAGTCTGTTACTG GTATTGACAAGTCACCCGGTATGATTGACGTAGCGAAAAGATATCAATCAGCAGACAACATCACGTACGTGGTGGCAGATGCTTGCGACTTTGACATTTTGGAGAAATATAGACAGACGTTTGACAAGGTTGTTGTTTGCTATGTTCTACATTGGAATGTCAACATCGAACCCTTGTTGAAAAGGACACACCAATATCTAAAGCCAGGGGGTCAGTGCTACTTAAACACACATGTAACATGCAGTGGATTTGACAGGGACACGATAGCCACTATTGCAGCCTACACGAAGGAACCGAAATGGGCAAGATATATGGAG GGCTATGAATACCCGTATTATCCTTATCAAGGCAGTTGCGATGACTTCAAGGAAGATCTCAGAAAAGCTGGTTTCAAGAACATGGAATGCAAAATAGACGTGAAAGAATTATTAACCGATGATGAGGACATAGCAAAAG CCAGATATAGAAATTTTATGGACCACGCCAACAGAGTTCCAGAGGAACTGCGGGAAGAATATTTGGAGGACGCGTTCAATTTTGTGGCCGAGAAAAGTCGGACAGAAGGACGGGAATACGCGTTCTCAACAAAAAATTTCTCTGCCGTGGCCTGCAAATAA
- the LOC139143901 gene encoding demethylmenaquinone methyltransferase-like isoform X2 — MNQNRSVLEKYSGMRAATGTINMKDITSMMKLDATDNVLDIGCGSGSLTKLIASQVKDVTGIDKSPSMIDVATRYQSTDNITYVVADACDLGILDKYGETFDKVVVCFVLHWNANIEPLLKSTHQYLKSGGQCYMNMSCSGSLPLQPTQRNRNGLDIWSRL; from the exons ATGAATCAGAACAGGTCTGTGTTGGAGAAGTATTCGGGAATGAGAGCAGCAACTGGTACAATCAATATGAAAGATATCACCAGCATGATGAAGCTTGATGCAACTGATAATGTCTTGGATATTGGATGTGGATCCGGAAGTTTGACCAAACTAATAGCTAGCCAAGTTAAGGATGTTACAG GTATTGACAAGTCACCCAGTATGATTGACGTAGCAACAAGATATCAATCAACAGACAACATTACGTACGTGGTGGCAGATGCTTGCGACTTAGgcattttggacaaatatggAGAGACGTTTGACAAGGTTGTTGTTTGCTTTGTCCTACATTGGAATGCCAACATCGAACCATTGTTGAAGAGTACACACCAATATCTTAAATCAGGTGGTCAGTGCTATATGAACATGTCATGCAGTGGATCGCTACCATTGCAGCCTACACAAAGGAACCGAAATGGGCTAGATATATGGAG CAGATTATAG
- the LOC139143901 gene encoding demethylmenaquinone methyltransferase-like isoform X1, with protein sequence MNQNRSVLEKYSGMRAATGTINMKDITSMMKLDATDNVLDIGCGSGSLTKLIASQVKDVTGIDKSPSMIDVATRYQSTDNITYVVADACDLGILDKYGETFDKVVVCFVLHWNANIEPLLKSTHQYLKSGGQCYMNMSCSGSLPLQPTQRNRNGLDIWRAMNTRIILIKAVAMTSRKISEKLVSGTQNANMV encoded by the exons ATGAATCAGAACAGGTCTGTGTTGGAGAAGTATTCGGGAATGAGAGCAGCAACTGGTACAATCAATATGAAAGATATCACCAGCATGATGAAGCTTGATGCAACTGATAATGTCTTGGATATTGGATGTGGATCCGGAAGTTTGACCAAACTAATAGCTAGCCAAGTTAAGGATGTTACAG GTATTGACAAGTCACCCAGTATGATTGACGTAGCAACAAGATATCAATCAACAGACAACATTACGTACGTGGTGGCAGATGCTTGCGACTTAGgcattttggacaaatatggAGAGACGTTTGACAAGGTTGTTGTTTGCTTTGTCCTACATTGGAATGCCAACATCGAACCATTGTTGAAGAGTACACACCAATATCTTAAATCAGGTGGTCAGTGCTATATGAACATGTCATGCAGTGGATCGCTACCATTGCAGCCTACACAAAGGAACCGAAATGGGCTAGATATATGGAG GGCTATGAATACCCGTATTATCCTTATCAAGGCAGTTGCGATGACTTCAAGGAAGATCTCAGAAAAGCTGGTTTCAGGGACACAGAATGCAAATATGGTGTGA